A single genomic interval of Rhinopithecus roxellana isolate Shanxi Qingling chromosome 11, ASM756505v1, whole genome shotgun sequence harbors:
- the WBP1L gene encoding WW domain binding protein 1-like isoform X1 has protein sequence MERRRLLGGMALLLLQALPSPLSARAEPPQDKEACVGTNNQSYICDTGHCCGQSQCCNYYYELWWFWLVWTIIIILSCCCVCHHRRAKHRLQAQQRQHEINLIAYREAHNYSALPFYFRFLPNYLLPPYEEVVNRPPTPPPPYSAFQLQQQQLLPPQCGSAGGSPPGVDPTRGSQGAQSSPLSGPSRSSTRPPSIADPEPSDLPVDRAATKAPGMEPSGSVAGLGELDPGAFLDKDAECREELLKDDSSEHGAPDSKEKTPGRHRRFTGDSGIEVCVCNRGHHDDDLKEFNTLIDDALDGPLDFCDSCHVRPPGDEEEGLCQPSEEHAREPGHPHLPRPPACLLLNTINEQDSPNSQSSSSPS, from the exons gatAAGGAAGCCTGTGTGGGTACCAACAATCAAAGCTACATCTGTGACACAGGACACTGCTGTGGACAGTCTCAGTGCTGCAACTACTACTATGAACTCTGGT GGTTCTGGCTGGTGTggaccatcatcatcatcctgaGCTGCTGCTGTGTCTGCCACCACCGCCGAGCCAAGCACCGTCTTCAGGCCCAGCAGCGGCAACATGAAATCAACCTGATCGCCTACCGAGAAGCCCACAATTACTCAGCGCTGCCATTTTATTTCA GGTTTTTGCCAAACTATTTACTACCTCCTTATGAGGAAGTGGTGAACCGACCTCCAACTCCTCCCCCACCATACAGTGCCTTCCAGctacagcagcagcagctgctgcctccACAGTGTGGCTCTGCAGGTGGCAGTCCCCCGGGCGTCGATCCCACCAGGGGATCCCAGGGAGCACAGAGCAGCCCCTTGTCTGGGCCCAGCAGAAGCAGCACAAGACCCCCAAGCATCGCTGACCCTGAGCCCTCTGACCTACCAGTTGACCGAGCAGCCACCAAAGCCCCGGGGATGGAGCCCAGTGGCTCTGTGGCCGGCCTGGGGGAACTGGACCCAGGGGCCTTCCTGGACAAGGATGCAGAATGTAGGGAGGAGCTGCTGAAAGATGACAGCTCTGAACACGGCGCACCCGACAGCAAAGAGAAGACGCCTGGGAGACATCGCCGCTTCACAGGTGACTCGGGCattgaagtgtgtgtgtgcaacCGAGGCCACCATGACGATGACCTCAAAGAGTTCAACACACTCATCGATGATGCTCTGGATGGGCCCCTGGACTTCTGCGACAGCTGCCATGTGCGGCCCCCTGGTGACGAGGAGGAAGGTCTCTGCCAGCCCTCCGAGGAGCATGCTCGAGAGCCTGGGCACCCGCACCTGCCACGGCCACCCGCATGCCTGCTGCTGAACACCATCAATGAGCAGGACTCTCCCAACTCCCAGAGCAGCAGCTCCCCGAGCTAG
- the WBP1L gene encoding WW domain binding protein 1-like isoform X2, whose product MPFLLGLRQDKEACVGTNNQSYICDTGHCCGQSQCCNYYYELWWFWLVWTIIIILSCCCVCHHRRAKHRLQAQQRQHEINLIAYREAHNYSALPFYFRFLPNYLLPPYEEVVNRPPTPPPPYSAFQLQQQQLLPPQCGSAGGSPPGVDPTRGSQGAQSSPLSGPSRSSTRPPSIADPEPSDLPVDRAATKAPGMEPSGSVAGLGELDPGAFLDKDAECREELLKDDSSEHGAPDSKEKTPGRHRRFTGDSGIEVCVCNRGHHDDDLKEFNTLIDDALDGPLDFCDSCHVRPPGDEEEGLCQPSEEHAREPGHPHLPRPPACLLLNTINEQDSPNSQSSSSPS is encoded by the exons gatAAGGAAGCCTGTGTGGGTACCAACAATCAAAGCTACATCTGTGACACAGGACACTGCTGTGGACAGTCTCAGTGCTGCAACTACTACTATGAACTCTGGT GGTTCTGGCTGGTGTggaccatcatcatcatcctgaGCTGCTGCTGTGTCTGCCACCACCGCCGAGCCAAGCACCGTCTTCAGGCCCAGCAGCGGCAACATGAAATCAACCTGATCGCCTACCGAGAAGCCCACAATTACTCAGCGCTGCCATTTTATTTCA GGTTTTTGCCAAACTATTTACTACCTCCTTATGAGGAAGTGGTGAACCGACCTCCAACTCCTCCCCCACCATACAGTGCCTTCCAGctacagcagcagcagctgctgcctccACAGTGTGGCTCTGCAGGTGGCAGTCCCCCGGGCGTCGATCCCACCAGGGGATCCCAGGGAGCACAGAGCAGCCCCTTGTCTGGGCCCAGCAGAAGCAGCACAAGACCCCCAAGCATCGCTGACCCTGAGCCCTCTGACCTACCAGTTGACCGAGCAGCCACCAAAGCCCCGGGGATGGAGCCCAGTGGCTCTGTGGCCGGCCTGGGGGAACTGGACCCAGGGGCCTTCCTGGACAAGGATGCAGAATGTAGGGAGGAGCTGCTGAAAGATGACAGCTCTGAACACGGCGCACCCGACAGCAAAGAGAAGACGCCTGGGAGACATCGCCGCTTCACAGGTGACTCGGGCattgaagtgtgtgtgtgcaacCGAGGCCACCATGACGATGACCTCAAAGAGTTCAACACACTCATCGATGATGCTCTGGATGGGCCCCTGGACTTCTGCGACAGCTGCCATGTGCGGCCCCCTGGTGACGAGGAGGAAGGTCTCTGCCAGCCCTCCGAGGAGCATGCTCGAGAGCCTGGGCACCCGCACCTGCCACGGCCACCCGCATGCCTGCTGCTGAACACCATCAATGAGCAGGACTCTCCCAACTCCCAGAGCAGCAGCTCCCCGAGCTAG
- the WBP1L gene encoding WW domain binding protein 1-like isoform X3 encodes MERRRLLGGMALLLLQALPSPLSARAEPPQDKEACVGTNNQSYICDTGHCCGQSQCCNYYYELWWFLPNYLLPPYEEVVNRPPTPPPPYSAFQLQQQQLLPPQCGSAGGSPPGVDPTRGSQGAQSSPLSGPSRSSTRPPSIADPEPSDLPVDRAATKAPGMEPSGSVAGLGELDPGAFLDKDAECREELLKDDSSEHGAPDSKEKTPGRHRRFTGDSGIEVCVCNRGHHDDDLKEFNTLIDDALDGPLDFCDSCHVRPPGDEEEGLCQPSEEHAREPGHPHLPRPPACLLLNTINEQDSPNSQSSSSPS; translated from the exons gatAAGGAAGCCTGTGTGGGTACCAACAATCAAAGCTACATCTGTGACACAGGACACTGCTGTGGACAGTCTCAGTGCTGCAACTACTACTATGAACTCTGGT GGTTTTTGCCAAACTATTTACTACCTCCTTATGAGGAAGTGGTGAACCGACCTCCAACTCCTCCCCCACCATACAGTGCCTTCCAGctacagcagcagcagctgctgcctccACAGTGTGGCTCTGCAGGTGGCAGTCCCCCGGGCGTCGATCCCACCAGGGGATCCCAGGGAGCACAGAGCAGCCCCTTGTCTGGGCCCAGCAGAAGCAGCACAAGACCCCCAAGCATCGCTGACCCTGAGCCCTCTGACCTACCAGTTGACCGAGCAGCCACCAAAGCCCCGGGGATGGAGCCCAGTGGCTCTGTGGCCGGCCTGGGGGAACTGGACCCAGGGGCCTTCCTGGACAAGGATGCAGAATGTAGGGAGGAGCTGCTGAAAGATGACAGCTCTGAACACGGCGCACCCGACAGCAAAGAGAAGACGCCTGGGAGACATCGCCGCTTCACAGGTGACTCGGGCattgaagtgtgtgtgtgcaacCGAGGCCACCATGACGATGACCTCAAAGAGTTCAACACACTCATCGATGATGCTCTGGATGGGCCCCTGGACTTCTGCGACAGCTGCCATGTGCGGCCCCCTGGTGACGAGGAGGAAGGTCTCTGCCAGCCCTCCGAGGAGCATGCTCGAGAGCCTGGGCACCCGCACCTGCCACGGCCACCCGCATGCCTGCTGCTGAACACCATCAATGAGCAGGACTCTCCCAACTCCCAGAGCAGCAGCTCCCCGAGCTAG